Proteins found in one Corynebacterium canis genomic segment:
- a CDS encoding O-acetylhomoserine/O-acetylserine sulfhydrylase, with protein MTKYNNADTTGWGFNTRAIHSGQPVDSDTGARNLPIYLTSSYVFNSAEHAKQRFALEDAGPVYTRLTNPTVAAVENRLADLEGGVHAVLFGSGQAAETAAILNLARAGSHIVTSSRLYGGTTTLFEVTLARLGIETTFVTDPDNPAAWQAAVQDNTVAFYGETFANPQADILDIPAIAEVAHANNVPLIIDNTVATAALVRPLELGADIVVASLTKFYTGNGSALGGVLIDGGKFDWTVERNGKPIFPDFVTPDPAYHGLKYVDLGAPAYGLKARVGLLRDTGAAASPFNAWVTAQGLDTLALRLERHNTNALAVAKFLENHPKVAKVHYAGLESSPWYKVKEKLGLKHAGSVFSFDIVGGQDEAWRFIDALTLHSNVANVGDVRSLVVHPATTTHSQSTPEGLANAGVSPATVRLSVGIEDINDIIADLERGFAAV; from the coding sequence GTGACCAAGTACAACAACGCCGATACGACAGGCTGGGGCTTCAACACCCGAGCCATCCACTCCGGGCAACCGGTAGACAGCGACACGGGCGCACGCAACCTGCCGATTTACCTTACTTCATCTTATGTATTTAACTCTGCAGAACACGCGAAGCAACGGTTCGCGCTGGAGGACGCAGGGCCCGTGTACACGCGGCTGACCAACCCAACTGTCGCGGCCGTCGAAAATCGCCTTGCGGACCTTGAGGGTGGCGTACACGCCGTATTGTTCGGCTCCGGGCAAGCCGCCGAAACCGCCGCAATCCTCAACCTCGCGCGCGCCGGCTCCCACATCGTCACGTCCTCGCGGCTGTACGGCGGCACGACCACCCTGTTCGAAGTCACACTCGCCCGCCTGGGAATCGAAACCACGTTTGTCACCGACCCGGACAACCCCGCCGCGTGGCAGGCCGCCGTGCAAGACAATACCGTCGCCTTCTACGGTGAAACCTTTGCCAACCCGCAGGCCGATATCCTCGACATCCCCGCCATCGCCGAAGTGGCGCACGCAAACAATGTGCCGCTGATCATCGACAATACCGTCGCCACCGCCGCCCTCGTACGCCCACTCGAACTGGGTGCAGACATCGTAGTGGCGTCCCTGACCAAGTTCTACACCGGAAACGGCTCCGCACTCGGCGGCGTACTCATCGACGGCGGCAAATTCGACTGGACCGTGGAACGCAACGGCAAACCCATTTTCCCCGACTTTGTCACCCCGGACCCCGCCTACCACGGGCTGAAATACGTGGACCTCGGCGCCCCCGCCTACGGCCTCAAAGCGCGCGTCGGGCTGCTGCGCGACACCGGAGCCGCAGCCTCGCCGTTCAACGCCTGGGTCACCGCGCAGGGCTTGGACACCCTTGCGTTGCGCTTGGAGCGCCACAACACCAACGCGCTCGCCGTGGCAAAGTTCCTGGAAAACCACCCCAAGGTTGCCAAGGTGCACTACGCTGGCCTGGAGTCCTCGCCCTGGTACAAGGTGAAGGAAAAGCTGGGGCTCAAGCACGCGGGCTCCGTGTTTTCCTTCGACATTGTTGGCGGGCAAGACGAAGCGTGGCGATTTATCGACGCCCTGACGCTCCACTCGAACGTGGCAAACGTCGGCGACGTGCGTTCCCTTGTAGTCCATCCCGCTACCACCACGCACTCGCAATCCACGCCAGAGGGCTTGGCTAACGCCGGGGTCAGCCCGGCGACCGTCCGGCTTTCCGTAGGGATCGAAGATATCAACGACATCATCGCCGATCTCGAGCGCGGATTTGCCGCAGTGTAG
- a CDS encoding heme ABC transporter ATP-binding protein yields the protein MSALLQARNLTVSIGGRTLLDDVSIDAFPGEVLGLIGPNGAGKSTLLAALSGDLKPDAGEIRVCGLNPQQASQLDLARRRSVMLQDVSVSFAFLVRDVVAMGRRPWSRTRYDEQDEVLIDAALDATAVSHLAERDIMTLSGGERARVALSRVLAQQTPVVLLDEPTAALDIGHQEQALGLVRGMARGGAAVVVVLHDLNAAAAYCDRILCLAGGKVAAYGSVRQVYIDHVLSRVYGWPIRVVPSPDGGGIRVIPQSAETVNAQVDALKLLKPMFI from the coding sequence ATGTCAGCCCTGTTACAGGCACGTAACTTGACCGTCTCTATCGGCGGCCGCACCCTGCTTGACGACGTCTCCATCGACGCCTTCCCCGGCGAAGTTCTCGGGCTGATTGGTCCCAATGGCGCGGGGAAGTCCACGCTGCTCGCGGCGCTGAGCGGCGATCTGAAGCCCGACGCCGGCGAAATACGCGTGTGCGGGTTGAATCCGCAACAGGCTTCGCAATTGGATTTGGCGCGTCGCCGTTCCGTGATGCTGCAAGACGTTTCCGTTTCCTTCGCCTTCCTCGTGCGTGACGTGGTTGCCATGGGCCGGCGTCCCTGGTCCCGCACCCGCTACGACGAACAAGACGAAGTGCTTATCGACGCCGCGCTCGACGCCACCGCGGTAAGCCACCTCGCCGAGCGCGACATCATGACGCTGTCTGGTGGCGAACGGGCCCGCGTTGCCCTTTCGCGCGTACTTGCGCAACAAACGCCTGTGGTTTTATTAGACGAGCCAACAGCAGCCTTAGATATTGGGCACCAAGAACAGGCCCTGGGGCTCGTGCGGGGGATGGCCCGCGGGGGTGCCGCGGTGGTGGTTGTATTGCACGATCTCAATGCCGCAGCTGCATATTGTGATCGAATTCTTTGCCTAGCTGGGGGCAAAGTCGCAGCGTATGGAAGTGTGCGGCAGGTCTATATCGATCATGTGCTCTCACGGGTTTACGGGTGGCCAATTCGGGTGGTTCCCTCCCCGGATGGGGGTGGCATCCGGGTCATTCCGCAGTCGGCTGAGACGGTTAACGCGCAGGTAGACGCGTTGAAATTGCTCAAACCAATGTTTATCTAA
- a CDS encoding heme/hemin ABC transporter substrate-binding protein: MNYLKQSNRNRRFGRIFAATATALALTLSGCASWDETPQSSSGQLRESLPDAGSLKDPRSFTGVSAVTGIGDVIPVTENPSPQLPVELTDADGYDVEVDDVSRILALDLYGTSTKTLTGLGLADNIVGRTVSSTEERLKNLPVVTQGGHNINVEAVLELHPTLVIVDHSIGPREAIDQIRDAGVDIVVMDPTRTIESIGQDILDLGGVVGLPEEAQKLADRSVEDAKQDREAIQKLVPQEPLRMAFLYARGNGGVFFILGEGSGAKDLIEGVGGIDVAVEHGLGETAPANAEALAKIDPDVFIMMEEGLKSTGGIEGLLDRPGVAQTKAGQNKRVVTIPDGAALSFGPLTGEILLRTATALYSPEQQQ, translated from the coding sequence TTGAACTACCTAAAACAATCCAACCGGAACCGCCGTTTCGGACGAATTTTCGCCGCGACGGCGACCGCCTTGGCCCTGACACTTTCCGGTTGCGCATCCTGGGACGAAACGCCGCAAAGCTCATCTGGCCAGCTGCGTGAATCGCTGCCCGATGCGGGTTCGCTCAAAGACCCCCGCAGCTTTACTGGCGTGAGCGCTGTTACAGGCATCGGTGACGTGATCCCCGTGACGGAAAACCCATCCCCGCAGCTGCCGGTGGAACTCACCGACGCGGACGGTTACGACGTCGAGGTCGACGATGTTTCCCGCATCCTCGCCCTGGACCTCTATGGAACCTCCACCAAGACCCTCACCGGCCTCGGCTTGGCGGACAATATCGTGGGCCGCACCGTGTCCTCCACCGAGGAGCGCTTGAAAAACCTGCCGGTGGTTACGCAAGGCGGCCACAATATCAATGTGGAGGCGGTGCTGGAACTCCATCCCACCCTGGTGATCGTGGACCACTCCATCGGCCCCCGCGAGGCCATCGACCAAATCCGTGATGCGGGCGTGGATATCGTGGTGATGGATCCGACCCGCACCATCGAATCCATTGGCCAAGACATCCTGGATCTCGGCGGGGTCGTCGGCCTGCCGGAGGAAGCCCAAAAGCTGGCGGACCGCAGCGTCGAGGACGCCAAGCAGGACCGCGAAGCCATCCAGAAGCTGGTGCCGCAGGAGCCGCTCCGCATGGCGTTCCTTTACGCCCGCGGCAATGGTGGCGTGTTCTTTATCCTCGGCGAAGGCAGCGGCGCCAAGGACCTGATCGAGGGCGTCGGCGGCATCGACGTAGCCGTGGAACACGGCCTCGGGGAGACCGCCCCGGCCAATGCCGAAGCGCTGGCCAAGATCGACCCCGACGTGTTCATCATGATGGAGGAAGGCCTCAAGTCCACAGGCGGCATCGAAGGTTTGCTCGATCGCCCCGGCGTCGCGCAAACCAAGGCCGGGCAGAACAAGCGTGTGGTCACGATCCCGGACGGCGCGGCGCTCTCCTTCGGGCCGCTCACCGGCGAAATCCTGCTCCGCACCGCCACGGCACTATATAGCCCGGAGCAACAGCAGTGA
- a CDS encoding bifunctional methylenetetrahydrofolate dehydrogenase/methenyltetrahydrofolate cyclohydrolase: MSAIKLDGNLYRDEMFEDLSARVAALAERGIVPGLATVLVGDDPASHSYVRMKHRDCEQIGVRSIRKDLPADITQKELHRVIDELNADPECTGYIVQLPLPKHLDENKVLEHIDPAKDADGLHPVNLGKLVLNEPAPLPCTPNGAIHLLKRFNIELNGAKVVVVGRGVTVGRPIGLMLTRRSENSTVTLCHTGTKDLAAETRQADVIIAAAGQPHVITPDMVKPGAAVLDVGVSRKDGVLVGDVHPDVWEVAGAVSPNPGGVGPLTRAFLVRNVVERAEKLAGL; the protein is encoded by the coding sequence GTGAGTGCAATAAAACTGGATGGAAATCTGTACCGCGATGAAATGTTCGAAGATCTTTCCGCGCGGGTCGCGGCGTTGGCGGAGCGTGGCATCGTGCCGGGCTTGGCCACGGTGCTGGTAGGGGACGACCCCGCAAGCCATTCGTACGTTCGAATGAAGCATCGGGATTGCGAGCAGATCGGGGTGCGTTCGATCCGCAAGGACCTTCCCGCGGACATCACCCAAAAGGAGCTGCACCGGGTGATCGACGAGCTCAACGCGGATCCGGAGTGCACCGGCTATATCGTGCAGCTCCCACTGCCGAAGCATCTCGACGAAAACAAGGTGCTCGAACACATTGACCCCGCCAAGGATGCGGACGGTCTGCACCCGGTCAACCTCGGCAAACTGGTGCTCAATGAGCCCGCCCCGCTGCCCTGCACCCCGAACGGCGCGATCCATTTGCTCAAACGTTTCAATATTGAGCTCAATGGCGCGAAGGTTGTGGTGGTGGGCCGCGGCGTGACAGTTGGCCGCCCGATCGGTTTGATGCTTACCCGTCGCAGCGAGAATTCCACGGTGACGTTGTGTCATACCGGCACGAAGGATTTGGCGGCGGAGACTCGGCAGGCAGACGTGATTATTGCCGCTGCCGGTCAGCCGCATGTTATTACGCCGGATATGGTCAAGCCGGGCGCGGCGGTATTGGACGTTGGGGTGTCCCGCAAGGATGGCGTGTTGGTCGGCGATGTGCACCCGGATGTTTGGGAGGTCGCCGGTGCCGTGTCGCCGAATCCGGGCGGGGTGGGCCCGTTGACCCGCGCGTTCCTGGTGCGCAATGTTGTGGAGCGCGCGGAGAAGTTGGCCGGGTTGTGA
- a CDS encoding FecCD family ABC transporter permease, with protein MAETGSHQRHAASTGAVIAARSRRRVALFIVLVLLLAGTVVFSIAVGQFTVPLREIPGILATGPSGTDITESVVWRIRLPRLVLGLLVGAALGVSGALMQAVFANPLAEPSVIGVTAGAGVGAAVAIVFNITLFGASTVPMAAFITAVITTLVVYQLARHDGKVHVINLILTGIAINAVAGAIISIMVYLAPTTNREQIIFWQMGSLNGAQWKHVSVVVIVVCIGLLLAFRLGGQLDVLALGDKAAGHIGINVNRLRILAIGASTLLTAGGVAYAGLIGFVGLIVPHLLRTITGPANKVLLPASALTGAALIGLADIAARTVIPFADLPIGIFTALVGGPTFFILLRRMLMKGRR; from the coding sequence GTGGCTGAAACGGGCAGCCATCAGCGGCACGCGGCGTCGACAGGCGCGGTTATTGCGGCGCGTTCCCGTCGGCGAGTGGCGCTGTTTATCGTGTTGGTGCTGCTGCTCGCGGGCACCGTTGTGTTTAGCATCGCGGTGGGGCAATTTACGGTCCCGCTGCGCGAAATCCCCGGCATCCTGGCCACCGGCCCCTCCGGCACGGACATCACGGAATCGGTGGTGTGGCGCATCCGCCTCCCGCGCCTTGTGCTGGGCCTGCTTGTCGGGGCCGCGCTCGGCGTGAGTGGCGCGTTGATGCAGGCGGTGTTCGCAAACCCGCTCGCCGAACCCAGCGTTATCGGCGTCACGGCAGGCGCCGGCGTGGGGGCCGCGGTGGCCATCGTATTTAATATCACGCTGTTCGGTGCTTCCACCGTCCCCATGGCCGCGTTTATTACCGCGGTGATCACCACGCTGGTGGTGTACCAACTCGCGCGCCACGACGGCAAAGTGCACGTGATTAACCTGATCCTAACCGGCATCGCCATCAACGCCGTGGCCGGGGCGATCATTTCGATCATGGTGTATCTGGCGCCCACCACGAACCGCGAACAGATCATCTTTTGGCAGATGGGTTCCCTGAACGGCGCGCAGTGGAAACACGTGTCCGTGGTGGTGATCGTTGTGTGCATCGGCCTGCTGCTGGCGTTCCGGCTGGGCGGGCAGCTCGACGTGCTGGCGCTTGGCGATAAAGCCGCCGGGCACATCGGCATTAACGTAAACCGGCTGCGCATCCTGGCCATTGGCGCGTCGACGCTGCTTACGGCGGGCGGGGTGGCCTACGCGGGGCTGATCGGCTTCGTGGGGTTGATCGTGCCGCACCTGCTGCGCACCATTACCGGCCCGGCGAACAAGGTGCTGCTGCCGGCGTCGGCGTTGACGGGCGCGGCCTTGATCGGCCTCGCGGATATCGCCGCCCGTACGGTTATTCCGTTTGCGGATCTCCCGATTGGGATTTTCACCGCGCTCGTCGGCGGTCCCACGTTCTTTATCCTGCTTCGCCGCATGCTTATGAAGGGACGCCGCTAG
- the metX gene encoding homoserine O-acetyltransferase MetX, which translates to MTHNASSGEVQFQPIGDFTTEAGAVIRDVTVAYQQWGTPRADGSNIILVEHALTGDSNAADWWCGVIGPGKALDTNRFSVLCSNVIGGCRGTTGPSSPHPDGGFWGSRFPAISIRDQVAVEKLLLDALSIHRFFAVIGGSMGGARSLEWTLMYPEMVHSALVLAVSARASAWQIGIQAAQIASIENDPAWQNGDFHGTGRVPFEGMATARRIAHLTYRGELEIDERFATDPQPGENPRGAFRDPSQRFAVVSYLDHQAKRLEQRFCPGSYVTLTESLNRHDIGLGRGGLNKALASSTVPTMVAGVDTDILYPYHQQEHLSRNLGNLLGMARIASPVGHDAFLTEVRQMDHIIRRFISLAS; encoded by the coding sequence ATGACGCACAACGCTTCCTCCGGTGAGGTGCAGTTTCAGCCCATCGGCGACTTCACCACCGAAGCCGGCGCCGTAATCCGTGATGTGACCGTCGCCTACCAGCAATGGGGTACTCCGCGCGCAGACGGCAGCAATATCATCCTTGTCGAACACGCGCTCACCGGGGATTCCAACGCCGCCGACTGGTGGTGCGGCGTAATCGGCCCCGGTAAGGCGCTGGATACGAACCGCTTCAGCGTTTTGTGCAGCAACGTTATCGGCGGCTGCCGCGGCACCACGGGCCCCTCCTCCCCGCACCCGGACGGCGGCTTTTGGGGTTCCCGCTTCCCCGCCATTTCCATCCGCGACCAGGTTGCCGTGGAAAAATTGCTTCTCGACGCCCTGTCCATCCACCGTTTCTTCGCCGTTATCGGTGGCTCCATGGGCGGCGCCCGCAGCCTGGAGTGGACACTCATGTACCCGGAAATGGTGCACTCCGCCCTCGTATTGGCGGTGTCGGCCCGCGCAAGCGCCTGGCAGATCGGCATTCAGGCGGCGCAGATCGCCAGCATCGAAAACGATCCCGCCTGGCAGAACGGCGATTTCCATGGCACCGGCCGGGTCCCCTTCGAGGGCATGGCCACCGCCCGCCGCATCGCGCACCTCACCTACCGGGGCGAATTGGAGATCGACGAACGCTTTGCCACGGACCCGCAACCAGGGGAAAACCCGCGCGGGGCGTTCCGGGACCCCTCCCAACGATTCGCCGTGGTGAGCTACCTAGACCACCAAGCAAAGCGCCTCGAACAGCGCTTTTGCCCCGGCTCCTATGTCACCCTAACGGAATCGCTGAACCGACACGATATCGGTTTGGGCCGCGGCGGGCTAAACAAGGCGCTGGCCTCCTCAACCGTGCCCACCATGGTGGCCGGGGTGGATACGGACATCCTGTACCCCTACCACCAGCAGGAACACCTATCCCGCAACCTAGGGAATCTGCTGGGCATGGCGCGGATCGCCTCCCCCGTGGGCCACGACGCCTTCCTTACCGAGGTGCGCCAAATGGACCACATCATCCGGCGCTTTATTTCCCTAGCTTCCTAG
- a CDS encoding HtaA domain-containing protein — protein sequence MNHRTKRSARRAFSAAAVAAAACVTIVPPTISTPVADASVTVCNNFGGTFNWGIRESFRDYLVGKVAQGTWSTSSDVTTSGDFTDANFYFGFGVRADAITADDEDTGEIPLAGEIVFDGHHGVLHMEMSDFRLKVDGTSAEITVDYVANKVDSFTHGATPEEIRGNDIAIATVNLDSAVNFTTGKATLSGTPVLTRDGAELFIAYEAGQAMDPIGGELGCGSTGSGGTSGGNSNTSKDSKDRSVNSVLKETNDFIKLMNDLVTNTDKLIDNTEKLANNITGGKVGGGTTTGGGGTAAGGTGGTGGGGGTTGAAGGGGAKPSGGAGGTGGATGGGGGGGGAAAGGGGGGGGSDVCTADGSVGVVDATGSWGVKQSFQSYITGSIAKGSWTLSGVEHSNGQFHFHGSSGAVDPGKGTGTILMPGSVHFTGHNGVLNLKISDLEIQWNGNSGSLIAQVSSSDMEGNHKDYGRVALADLSFGSLNVNESSASGTASTSLTQAGSAAFAEFYAVGTELDPVNFTASLGGAASCAAGQGSSASGGAAGTGGAGAAAAASAKTGSKTTAEKKTSGPSVAARVNGATADGDSEGYANNGNFKIKNANASGYEKPSFITSVLLILAAFVVAGGSLSQLVLRHPASR from the coding sequence ATGAACCACCGCACCAAGCGAAGCGCGCGGCGCGCTTTCTCAGCTGCTGCAGTAGCAGCCGCCGCGTGCGTAACGATCGTGCCGCCCACAATTAGTACACCTGTTGCAGACGCGAGTGTGACGGTGTGCAATAACTTCGGGGGAACATTTAACTGGGGGATTCGGGAAAGCTTCCGCGATTACCTGGTGGGCAAGGTCGCCCAAGGTACCTGGTCAACCTCCTCGGACGTGACCACGAGCGGAGACTTTACCGACGCAAACTTCTACTTCGGCTTCGGTGTGCGCGCCGACGCCATCACCGCCGACGACGAAGACACCGGCGAAATCCCGCTGGCCGGCGAAATCGTGTTCGACGGGCATCACGGCGTATTGCACATGGAAATGTCCGATTTCCGGCTCAAGGTCGATGGCACCAGCGCGGAGATCACCGTGGACTATGTGGCCAATAAGGTGGATAGCTTTACGCACGGCGCGACGCCGGAGGAGATCCGCGGCAACGATATCGCCATCGCCACGGTAAACCTGGATAGCGCCGTGAACTTCACCACCGGCAAGGCGACGCTGAGCGGCACGCCTGTGCTGACCCGGGATGGTGCCGAGTTGTTTATCGCCTACGAGGCGGGCCAAGCAATGGATCCGATCGGCGGCGAACTGGGCTGCGGTTCCACGGGTTCCGGCGGTACCAGCGGCGGCAATTCGAACACCAGCAAGGACTCCAAAGACCGCAGCGTAAATTCCGTGCTGAAGGAGACCAATGATTTCATCAAATTGATGAATGATCTGGTCACCAATACCGACAAGTTGATCGATAACACCGAAAAGCTTGCCAATAACATCACCGGCGGCAAGGTCGGCGGCGGCACGACCACTGGTGGCGGCGGTACTGCGGCTGGCGGTACCGGTGGGACCGGCGGAGGTGGCGGAACCACGGGTGCCGCCGGAGGCGGGGGTGCCAAGCCCTCTGGTGGTGCTGGTGGCACCGGCGGAGCCACCGGTGGTGGCGGCGGCGGTGGGGGCGCTGCAGCTGGTGGCGGGGGCGGCGGCGGAGGCTCCGACGTGTGTACCGCTGATGGGTCCGTTGGCGTTGTTGATGCCACAGGTAGCTGGGGCGTAAAGCAATCCTTCCAGTCCTATATCACCGGGTCCATCGCCAAGGGTTCCTGGACGCTCAGCGGTGTTGAGCACAGCAACGGTCAGTTCCACTTCCACGGCAGCTCCGGTGCTGTCGATCCTGGGAAGGGCACCGGCACCATCCTGATGCCCGGGTCGGTCCACTTTACCGGCCACAATGGCGTGCTCAACCTGAAGATCTCCGACCTGGAAATCCAGTGGAACGGCAATAGCGGATCGCTGATCGCTCAAGTGAGCTCCAGTGACATGGAAGGAAACCACAAGGACTACGGCCGCGTCGCGTTGGCGGATCTTAGCTTTGGTTCCCTGAACGTGAACGAGTCCTCCGCCAGCGGTACCGCAAGCACCTCGCTGACCCAGGCGGGCTCCGCAGCCTTTGCGGAGTTCTATGCGGTGGGCACGGAGCTCGATCCGGTGAACTTTACCGCTTCGCTTGGCGGCGCGGCCAGCTGTGCCGCCGGTCAGGGCTCCAGCGCTTCGGGCGGTGCCGCCGGCACCGGTGGCGCGGGCGCGGCGGCCGCAGCCAGTGCGAAGACGGGTTCGAAAACCACTGCGGAGAAGAAGACTTCGGGCCCCAGCGTTGCGGCTCGCGTGAACGGCGCGACCGCCGATGGAGATAGCGAAGGCTACGCTAATAACGGTAATTTCAAGATCAAGAATGCGAACGCATCTGGCTATGAAAAACCGTCGTTTATTACCTCTGTACTGCTCATTCTCGCAGCTTTTGTGGTCGCGGGCGGCAGTCTTTCACAGTTGGTGCTTCGCCACCCAGCCTCGCGGTAA
- a CDS encoding HtaA domain-containing protein codes for MNSISKRVRLTGAALAATLATSLVPVVAAADENQEPATKQFCEAYEGTFDWGLRTTFRKYVLNPRIANGAINYTTGATGNDPKVDNFAFKFTPGAVNAEDGDTGVIALQGDIHFTGHHGTLDTKAYNFRLVVDGKNLKVLGDYDANEVEHFAPGAQANKVTRKNQVLAEVQLAKPFDFTEKGAIAFSGVPAVTAENNKFFNGAYDEGDSLDPVGGSITCKKFPTPPAPPTTSAQPSTSVQPSTSVQPTTSVQATTSVQATTSEQATTSEQSSTSQQPTTSGQTSVPTTAPTAQPQPEFRTLRDFLREFRGNPIKAILSVLSIGGFIAILTGIGGNLFSLFKR; via the coding sequence GTGAACAGCATCTCCAAGCGCGTGCGCCTCACGGGTGCAGCCCTCGCCGCAACACTGGCCACCTCCCTCGTGCCAGTCGTCGCGGCAGCAGACGAAAACCAAGAACCCGCCACCAAGCAGTTCTGCGAGGCCTACGAGGGCACTTTTGACTGGGGTTTGCGTACCACGTTCCGCAAGTACGTTCTGAACCCGCGGATCGCGAACGGTGCGATTAACTACACCACCGGCGCCACCGGCAACGACCCCAAGGTTGATAACTTCGCATTCAAGTTCACTCCTGGTGCGGTGAACGCTGAAGATGGCGACACCGGCGTGATCGCTCTGCAGGGTGATATTCACTTCACCGGGCACCACGGCACCTTGGACACCAAAGCGTACAACTTCCGCTTGGTGGTTGACGGTAAAAACCTGAAGGTTCTCGGTGACTACGACGCCAACGAAGTGGAGCATTTCGCCCCTGGCGCACAGGCCAACAAGGTTACGCGCAAGAACCAAGTGCTTGCCGAGGTTCAGCTTGCAAAGCCGTTCGATTTTACGGAAAAGGGCGCCATTGCTTTTAGCGGGGTTCCGGCCGTAACTGCTGAAAACAACAAGTTCTTCAACGGGGCTTATGACGAAGGTGACTCGCTCGATCCAGTAGGCGGTTCCATCACTTGTAAGAAGTTCCCCACGCCGCCCGCGCCGCCGACCACCTCCGCACAGCCCAGCACCTCGGTGCAGCCCAGCACCTCGGTGCAGCCCACCACCTCCGTGCAGGCGACCACGTCGGTGCAGGCGACCACGTCGGAGCAGGCGACCACGTCGGAGCAGAGCTCGACCTCGCAACAGCCGACCACGTCGGGGCAGACCAGCGTTCCAACCACGGCTCCTACCGCTCAGCCGCAGCCGGAATTCCGCACCCTGCGTGATTTCTTGCGTGAGTTCCGTGGCAACCCGATCAAGGCAATCTTGAGCGTGCTGTCGATCGGTGGTTTCATTGCCATCCTCACCGGCATCGGTGGTAACCTCTTCAGCTTGTTCAAGCGGTAA
- a CDS encoding DUF3017 domain-containing protein, which yields MTLNPHDKDLEPAPLPVRLQRIGVVLFVLGLVAAAGFLATEHWRRATFTLGCCLLWLAGLRMSCDSAVLGVLAVRSQRFDAAFCLTVGGSMMFLAGTVDSLGS from the coding sequence GTGACGCTGAACCCGCACGATAAGGACTTGGAGCCGGCCCCTTTGCCGGTGCGTTTGCAGCGTATTGGCGTGGTCTTGTTCGTGTTGGGGCTGGTGGCCGCCGCCGGCTTTTTGGCCACTGAGCATTGGCGGCGGGCGACGTTTACGCTGGGTTGTTGCTTGTTGTGGCTTGCCGGTTTGCGCATGTCCTGCGATAGCGCTGTGTTGGGTGTGCTCGCCGTGCGTTCCCAGCGTTTCGACGCCGCGTTTTGCCTCACCGTCGGCGGTAGCATGATGTTCCTCGCTGGGACGGTGGATTCGCTAGGAAGCTAG